The sequence TTCTCGCCTGTGCATTGCAGAGGTCTTTATGTCCGGTGGTTCGTCTTGGCGGTCACCATCGACCGCAGATCAGTATCGAGACCATGACTATGCGGATTTCGCGCAGGAATTTCTGAATCGCAACGCCGACTATTGCCAGGACCATGCCGACACCATGGCTCGCATCGCGGCGTTTCCCCAGACCGAGATGATACAGCGGGAGGGCCTGTCCCGGCGTTGGGGCTTGAGCTTTCCCCACGGACCCGCTGGCAAACCCGCGCGAAGCGCCCGCGCTCTGGTCGCCCGACGCCGCGCCTGACGTGGTGATCATCGAGGCGGAGGATCCGGGACGAGCCACCCCGCTTCCGCCCGGCTTTGAGCCGCTGGTGAAAGACACCAGTCCTACCGAACATCACCTGGTCGCTGCCCGCGGCGCGGCTCGGCTTCGCCTGTGCGTGCGCCATGCGCCGTCGCGGTCCGTCCCGGCCTTCTCGATCCCCTGCGATGCGGCTTGCGCGTTGCGGCTCGCCGCCGCTTCCCGCTTGCAGCGGGTGACGCGCGGCGACCGCATCGCGGCCGACCGGGCTGTGCTTCCCACCACCAATCAACGCAGGCGCTACACCGGGCTGCTCCGCATTCATGACGCGCTGGAGGCTGGCGCCTCCTCGCGCGACCTCGCCTTCGGCCTCGTTTTCCCGAACCATCGCCCACTTGCAGGAGCGATATGGAAGGGCTCGGGCGAGCGGCGGCACGTGCTCCGGCTGATCGCCGATGCTCGCCGCCTTATCGAGGCCGGATACCGAAGGCTGCTCCTCCATCGCTGATCGCACACGGGAGGGGGTGACAAAATCACCGCCCCCCATTCTGTCACTCCCTTGGCCCGCCTCCGCCACGCCAAAGCTCGCGAACCCCAGCGACAGCCCGCTGCCGCTGCCACCCTGCGCCGGAGCCTTGCCATGGATGCCAGACCCACGCCTGTGACTGCCCGTTTCTTGCGGACGCCCGATGCCGCCGTGCATCTCGGGCTCTCCGCCCGCACGCTCGAGAAGCACCGCTGCTTCGGCACCGGGCCGGTCTACCGCAAGCTCGGGGGGCGGATCGTCTACTCGGTCGCCGATCTCGATGCTTGGGCCGAACAGGGCCTGCGCCGTTCGACCAGCGATCCGGGCAAGGGTGTGGTCCACCCTGCCAAGCGGCTCGATGGCTATACCCCGCCGGTGCGGCGCTGAGGGCAGCCATGCGCCGCATGTCCGCCTTTCCTGCCAGCGCGCAGCAGCTCGACCTGTTCGTCAGCCAGGGCGGCGACATCGCCGCCCGCGACGCCCAGGACCTGATGGCCTGGCCCTTCTTCAGTCTGGCCAAGTCGAAGCGCGTCACGCCCATCGACTTCCGGATGGGCGAGGTGTCGATCCTGGTCGAGGCAACCGCCGAACATGGTATGGCGACCATCTGGGACGCCGACGTGCTGATCTGGGTCGCGAGCCAGATCGTCGAGGCGCGCGACATGGGCCGCCCGACCTCGCGTCTGATCGCCGCGACCCCGCACGAGATACTCGCGTTCACGCGCCGCGGCACCGGCAAGGCGAGCTACGAGCGGCTCAAGGCCGGGCTCGACCGGCTGCAATCAACCACGATCGCGACCTCGATC is a genomic window of Sphingopyxis sp. FD7 containing:
- a CDS encoding transcriptional regulator domain-containing protein translates to MSGGSSWRSPSTADQYRDHDYADFAQEFLNRNADYCQDHADTMARIAAFPQTEMIQREGLSRRWGLSFPHGPAGKPARSARALVARRRA
- a CDS encoding DUF2285 domain-containing protein, with the protein product MVIIEAEDPGRATPLPPGFEPLVKDTSPTEHHLVAARGAARLRLCVRHAPSRSVPAFSIPCDAACALRLAAASRLQRVTRGDRIAADRAVLPTTNQRRRYTGLLRIHDALEAGASSRDLAFGLVFPNHRPLAGAIWKGSGERRHVLRLIADARRLIEAGYRRLLLHR
- a CDS encoding helix-turn-helix transcriptional regulator, giving the protein MDARPTPVTARFLRTPDAAVHLGLSARTLEKHRCFGTGPVYRKLGGRIVYSVADLDAWAEQGLRRSTSDPGKGVVHPAKRLDGYTPPVRR